One segment of Desulfosudis oleivorans Hxd3 DNA contains the following:
- a CDS encoding DUF2442 domain-containing protein, producing MLKDVISAVYKGEYKIEVTFEDGVTGIVDFSRYLNQGGVFEKFKDLEFFKNFNINKELGVLTWGNEEVDIAPETLYAEATHSALPDWTRPQHDSPEELSFQPTS from the coding sequence ATGCTGAAAGATGTGATCTCCGCCGTTTACAAAGGCGAATATAAAATTGAAGTGACGTTTGAAGATGGTGTCACAGGAATTGTTGACTTTTCCAGGTACTTAAATCAAGGGGGAGTTTTTGAAAAATTTAAGGATTTGGAATTTTTCAAAAACTTCAATATAAATAAAGAACTCGGGGTGCTTACATGGGGTAATGAAGAAGTGGATATCGCCCCGGAAACACTTTATGCTGAAGCAACACACTCCGCTCTCCCGGACTGGACGAGGCCGCAACATGATTCTCCGGAGGAGCTATCGTTTCAGCCGACCTCATAA
- a CDS encoding DUF4160 domain-containing protein — protein MPEISRFYGIIVAMFFGDHNPPHFHARYGDEKVVIEIETLRILEGNLSPRALGLVIEWASQHKTELLQNWELAKSNQAPRKIKPLQ, from the coding sequence ATGCCTGAAATAAGCCGATTTTATGGTATAATAGTAGCCATGTTTTTCGGTGACCACAATCCACCGCATTTCCATGCTCGGTATGGCGACGAAAAAGTGGTCATCGAAATTGAGACCCTGCGTATACTTGAAGGCAATCTTTCGCCCCGTGCGTTGGGTCTTGTAATTGAATGGGCTTCTCAGCATAAGACCGAGTTGCTGCAAAACTGGGAATTAGCGAAAAGCAACCAGGCTCCAAGAAAAATTAAGCCTTTACAATAG
- a CDS encoding GIY-YIG nuclease family protein has translation MKQIYMITYPTGKIYIGKDTIGSHRYFGSPDMAIINEDFQNLPESVRKDYTVRKQILWESKTATDEELSAKEVEFIRQYRSNDPAVGYNRWPKVK, from the coding sequence GTGAAACAAATATACATGATAACATATCCAACAGGGAAGATTTACATTGGCAAAGATACCATCGGGAGCCATCGATACTTCGGCAGTCCTGACATGGCCATTATAAATGAGGACTTTCAAAATCTTCCAGAATCAGTGCGAAAAGACTACACTGTGAGAAAGCAGATTCTATGGGAGTCAAAAACTGCTACAGATGAAGAATTATCGGCAAAAGAAGTTGAATTTATCCGTCAGTACCGGTCCAATGATCCAGCAGTTGGATACAATCGTTGGCCCAAAGTGAAATAA
- a CDS encoding B12-binding domain-containing radical SAM protein, which yields MKLLLTSVFGPYGVDDAYGRKENIMELFHNQVTREQGVFSLRINHQSGGLHLMAENVRIPTMVLDFPSQKRFRDEVKKGYDYIGISFIVPNFAKAKKMAEIIRHVSPKTKIILGGHGTSIGNIEKLIPCDHVCRGDGVKFLRQLFHEDVNAPVVHPMIYSSFNKHIVGVPLPRDSGVIMTGVGCSNGCRFCCTTHYFQKVYTPFFKTGREIYDVCARMEKELGITDFFVMDENFLKSEDRARELICELEKNGKNYTFNIFSSAETVTRMGIDFLLRLGVNFIWMGAESQKEVYEKNKGIDFKALIKELRDHGISVLASGILFLEHHDKETIHEDINFITGLDADLVQFMQLGPLPGTALYKDYEKQGRLRQDIPYEEWHGQHQIWFTHPHFSGEESATYLKNAFIRDYQLNGPSLLRIIDTAMRGVMATRGYKTGFMKLRHEEKVARAKFMYPLLNVLYRHAPDEHARQLAGEVREQYEAFFGKLSLSARLQSKALQVMILFEKLRSSLVFNNIRQPYTITASFRMTAEKAKKESWRKRMRQWVEARRQTIQWEIPLVPVNLVVTGILNGGIIKAAASYMGKMLR from the coding sequence ATGAAACTGCTGCTGACATCTGTTTTCGGCCCCTATGGCGTTGATGACGCATATGGCCGTAAAGAAAACATCATGGAGTTGTTCCATAACCAGGTTACACGGGAACAGGGGGTTTTTTCCCTTCGCATAAACCACCAGAGCGGGGGGCTCCACCTGATGGCCGAGAATGTCCGGATACCGACCATGGTCCTTGATTTTCCGTCCCAAAAACGATTCCGGGATGAGGTTAAAAAAGGATACGACTATATCGGCATCTCCTTTATTGTTCCCAACTTTGCCAAGGCCAAGAAAATGGCGGAGATCATCCGGCACGTCTCCCCGAAAACAAAGATTATTCTGGGGGGCCACGGCACCAGCATCGGCAACATTGAGAAGCTGATTCCCTGTGACCATGTGTGCCGGGGGGACGGGGTAAAATTTCTGCGGCAGCTCTTTCATGAGGATGTCAACGCGCCTGTGGTTCACCCGATGATCTATTCATCGTTTAACAAACACATAGTGGGCGTTCCCCTGCCCCGGGATTCAGGGGTTATCATGACGGGCGTCGGGTGTTCCAATGGATGCCGGTTCTGCTGCACGACGCACTATTTCCAGAAGGTTTACACGCCTTTTTTTAAAACCGGCCGGGAGATATATGACGTCTGCGCGCGAATGGAAAAAGAGCTGGGCATTACCGATTTTTTTGTCATGGATGAAAATTTTCTCAAGTCAGAAGACCGTGCCCGGGAGCTTATTTGCGAACTGGAAAAAAACGGCAAAAATTATACATTCAACATTTTTTCATCCGCTGAAACGGTTACCCGGATGGGGATCGATTTTCTTCTCCGGCTGGGGGTCAATTTTATATGGATGGGCGCGGAATCACAAAAAGAGGTGTATGAGAAAAACAAAGGGATTGACTTTAAAGCCTTGATAAAAGAGCTTCGGGATCACGGCATTTCCGTGCTTGCCTCGGGAATTCTTTTCCTTGAGCACCACGACAAAGAGACCATTCATGAGGATATCAATTTCATCACCGGCCTGGATGCCGACCTTGTCCAGTTCATGCAACTGGGACCGCTGCCGGGCACAGCACTGTATAAGGATTATGAAAAACAGGGCCGGTTGCGGCAGGATATCCCTTACGAGGAGTGGCATGGCCAGCATCAGATATGGTTCACCCATCCCCATTTTTCCGGCGAGGAGTCGGCCACGTATCTGAAAAACGCGTTTATTCGGGATTATCAGCTCAACGGCCCTTCGTTGCTGAGAATCATTGATACCGCCATGCGCGGCGTGATGGCCACGCGCGGTTATAAAACGGGTTTTATGAAACTGCGGCACGAGGAAAAGGTCGCCCGGGCCAAATTCATGTACCCGTTATTGAATGTTCTGTACAGGCACGCGCCCGATGAACATGCCCGGCAACTGGCCGGTGAGGTACGCGAACAGTATGAGGCATTTTTCGGCAAACTGTCCCTGTCGGCACGCCTGCAAAGCAAGGCCCTGCAGGTGATGATACTGTTTGAAAAACTGCGGTCCAGTCTGGTCTTCAATAATATCCGGCAGCCCTACACCATCACCGCCTCCTTTAGAATGACGGCTGAAAAAGCAAAAAAGGAGAGCTGGCGAAAACGCATGCGGCAATGGGTGGAAGCCAGGCGCCAGACGATCCAGTGGGAAATCCCGCTGGTCCCGGTAAACCTGGTGGTCACCGGCATATTGAACGGTGGCATCATCAAGGCAGCCGCGTCATATATGGGGAAAATGTTAAGATAA
- a CDS encoding NifB/NifX family molybdenum-iron cluster-binding protein translates to MKVAVTSRGTDLEAAVDPRFGRAAYILVVDSGTFEFEVIDNADNVNAFKGAGIQTATTIHDRGAQALLTGYCGPNAFKVLDAAGVKVANDVAGTVREAVTAFKEGRVTFADKANAEGQW, encoded by the coding sequence ATGAAAGTTGCCGTCACATCCAGGGGGACCGATCTGGAAGCGGCCGTGGACCCGCGCTTTGGCCGGGCTGCCTATATCCTGGTTGTAGATTCGGGCACATTTGAATTCGAGGTGATCGACAACGCGGACAACGTCAACGCCTTCAAGGGGGCCGGTATTCAGACCGCCACCACCATCCACGACAGGGGGGCCCAGGCACTTCTCACCGGCTACTGTGGGCCCAATGCCTTCAAGGTGCTGGACGCCGCCGGTGTCAAGGTGGCCAATGACGTGGCCGGCACGGTGCGCGAGGCCGTCACCGCCTTTAAGGAAGGCCGGGTCACCTTTGCCGACAAGGCCAATGCCGAAGGCCAGTGGTAG
- a CDS encoding DUF3786 domain-containing protein, with the protein MDTNYTPLIQQNLAVLYENLPDNLVRILPAKQDGDRFIFPAFGKICTLSPEGVFLGKEMLHDARGIILSLYALHAADEPADVTVFKAFKEFENTMPYAGAFATHTEQVLVPHAGAIKARLTTIKTLLNGGNAPAGLGGDFSFVVNPVPKIFLCYLIYEADEEFPAAVTCLYSANAANFLPIDALADVGEYTSRAIIDLVAGL; encoded by the coding sequence GTGGATACCAACTATACGCCCCTGATACAACAGAACCTTGCGGTTCTCTACGAAAACCTGCCGGATAACCTGGTCCGCATACTGCCGGCAAAACAGGACGGAGACCGGTTTATTTTCCCGGCTTTTGGAAAAATATGCACCCTTTCGCCGGAAGGGGTGTTCCTGGGAAAAGAGATGCTCCATGATGCCCGGGGCATTATTCTCTCCCTTTACGCGCTTCATGCCGCGGATGAGCCCGCCGACGTCACTGTCTTCAAGGCGTTCAAGGAGTTTGAAAACACCATGCCCTATGCCGGGGCCTTTGCCACCCACACCGAACAGGTGCTGGTGCCCCATGCCGGGGCAATCAAGGCTCGGCTGACAACCATCAAAACCCTGCTAAACGGCGGAAACGCACCGGCCGGCCTGGGCGGAGATTTTTCCTTTGTGGTCAACCCGGTGCCCAAAATTTTTCTCTGTTACCTGATCTACGAGGCCGATGAAGAGTTTCCCGCGGCCGTGACCTGCCTCTACTCGGCCAATGCCGCGAATTTCCTGCCCATCGACGCCCTGGCCGACGTGGGCGAATACACATCCAGGGCCATCATTGATCTGGTGGCCGGGTTGTAA
- a CDS encoding alpha/beta hydrolase, whose product MTSEPLAFISDGLTLQGVLHLPHRLPAPFVVGCHGLFADKESPKQQALAAACCEKGLAFFRFDHRGCGKSHGDFATVTSLEARCRDLEDALQAVAGHSQTLGLAGLFGSSMGGAVVLASARQWPGIRIVTVAAPLESEPVAAAVQLSDNPTARSLPPSFYDRALRFNLAEAVAGLSNVLLFHGEQDAVVPMAQARQICDLCADPKKLVIFEGGDHRISTEADQTVFVKKAAHWLARG is encoded by the coding sequence ATGACCTCTGAACCCCTTGCCTTCATATCTGACGGACTGACCCTGCAGGGCGTACTCCACCTGCCCCACCGCCTGCCCGCCCCTTTTGTGGTGGGATGCCACGGGCTGTTCGCGGACAAGGAGTCCCCCAAGCAGCAGGCCCTGGCCGCGGCCTGCTGTGAAAAGGGACTGGCCTTTTTCCGTTTTGATCACCGGGGATGCGGGAAAAGCCACGGCGATTTTGCCACCGTCACCTCTCTTGAGGCCCGGTGCCGGGACTTGGAAGACGCGTTGCAGGCAGTGGCCGGCCATTCCCAGACCCTTGGCCTTGCCGGCCTTTTCGGGAGCAGCATGGGCGGGGCCGTGGTGCTGGCATCGGCCCGGCAGTGGCCCGGCATCCGCATTGTTACCGTGGCCGCGCCCCTGGAAAGCGAACCCGTGGCTGCCGCGGTGCAGCTGTCTGACAACCCCACGGCCCGCTCCCTGCCCCCCTCTTTCTATGACCGGGCGCTGCGGTTCAACCTGGCCGAAGCCGTTGCCGGCCTTTCAAACGTGCTGCTGTTTCATGGAGAACAGGATGCCGTTGTGCCGATGGCACAGGCCCGGCAAATATGCGACCTGTGCGCCGACCCTAAAAAACTGGTAATATTTGAAGGCGGTGACCACCGCATCAGCACGGAAGCCGATCAGACGGTATTTGTGAAGAAGGCGGCCCACTGGCTGGCCCGGGGGTAG
- a CDS encoding IS110 family transposase, with protein MDDTIYNHYIAIDWAASNMAIARMTKKSNKITVIDVPSDIEELKLYLDRLKGTKVLTLEETTTSQWLYTELKEKVDKIVVCDPHRNKLLNDGPKNDKIDASKLVQLLRAGLLKEIFHTNDNFLLLRRLVSGYEDLVKAGVRLKNQRYSLLKACGNQEVVGENAFVLGCLNRQIGLYEEEKSAYEKEFLRLAKKYPAIRHQKSLPGIGDINAVKVVARVVSPFRFADKGHYCSYAGLIKHEKISGKKSYGKRTPRYCRQLKDVYKTGVSAAIGGNNPINDYYEYLVAGGEPEYDARHKACRRLATLSLGVFKSGEKYQPYKRSRQTDNVTVK; from the coding sequence ATGGACGATACCATTTACAACCATTACATTGCAATAGACTGGGCAGCCAGCAATATGGCCATTGCGCGAATGACGAAAAAATCAAACAAAATAACTGTGATCGACGTACCATCGGACATTGAGGAATTGAAGCTTTATTTAGACCGGTTAAAGGGGACCAAGGTTCTGACCTTGGAGGAGACGACGACTTCTCAATGGTTGTACACGGAACTGAAGGAGAAGGTGGATAAGATCGTAGTGTGTGATCCTCACAGAAATAAGTTGTTAAACGATGGTCCTAAAAACGACAAAATTGATGCGTCAAAGTTGGTGCAATTATTGAGGGCCGGCCTCCTGAAGGAGATTTTTCATACCAACGATAATTTTTTACTTCTTCGCCGTCTCGTCAGCGGTTATGAAGATTTGGTTAAAGCGGGGGTGCGATTGAAAAATCAGCGGTACTCGTTGCTCAAAGCCTGCGGCAATCAGGAAGTTGTTGGTGAAAATGCTTTTGTGTTGGGCTGTTTAAACCGGCAGATTGGGCTTTATGAGGAAGAAAAGTCCGCTTATGAAAAAGAGTTTTTGCGTCTGGCCAAAAAATACCCGGCGATAAGGCACCAGAAGAGTTTACCGGGGATTGGGGATATTAATGCCGTCAAGGTTGTAGCACGTGTAGTATCGCCATTCCGGTTTGCGGACAAGGGGCACTACTGTAGCTACGCGGGTCTGATCAAGCATGAGAAGATAAGCGGGAAAAAGAGTTATGGTAAACGCACGCCTCGATATTGTCGTCAATTAAAAGATGTGTATAAGACCGGTGTAAGTGCGGCCATTGGCGGGAATAATCCGATTAATGATTATTATGAATATTTGGTAGCTGGGGGCGAACCCGAATATGACGCCCGACACAAAGCCTGTCGCAGGTTAGCGACGTTAAGCTTGGGGGTTTTTAAAAGCGGGGAAAAATATCAGCCTTATAAAAGGAGTCGCCAAACAGATAACGTGACCGTGAAATAA
- a CDS encoding ASKHA domain-containing protein, with the protein MNDANQTWVEQIFLVPPSLRDNTADADRLLAALRNRLETDTIIAEIGLLRDLPDRLRQWGYQARCILFSDGNVFYLVDVTDPKGQPPCAGLAVDLGTTRVVTRLINLETGAVLAETSFENPQTAIGDDILTRIHYADRPGGLDHLRDLIIDGLNRAIGELCHQAGIGTTDIYLLAVSGNTTMTHLFLKLPPRWIIREPYIPAVNTPGIVKAAELGIDANPRARVFFFPSVGSYFGGDLISGILFGKLHRSDATSLLVDVGTNAEVVLGNREWLIACAGAAGPALEGGVAKIGAKAGPGVIDTIAINAATGDITFDTIEHSAPKAICGSALIDLVAHLFAGGILDIRGKLVPEKAPGRIETDDGIMAYVVVPAGQSATGQALVFSQPDIDNIIRSKAAMYTILETLTASVGLALSDIDTFCVAGTFGSLINPRSAITIGMLPDLPIERFRVLGNSSLEGAALLLSSRHPVTEIAAIRNRITYLELNVNQEFMNRFSAAKFLPHTDTTLFPSVTVPAFASSLPDKMRKMVSFEAAASIC; encoded by the coding sequence ATGAACGACGCAAACCAGACATGGGTTGAACAGATTTTTCTGGTTCCGCCCTCCCTGCGGGACAATACCGCGGATGCCGACCGACTGCTGGCCGCGTTGCGAAACCGCCTGGAAACCGACACCATCATTGCTGAAATCGGCCTGCTGCGGGACCTGCCGGACCGCCTGCGGCAGTGGGGCTACCAGGCCCGGTGTATTCTCTTTTCAGACGGAAACGTGTTTTACCTGGTTGACGTGACCGACCCGAAAGGACAACCGCCCTGCGCCGGCCTGGCCGTGGACCTGGGCACCACCCGGGTGGTGACCCGGCTGATCAACCTGGAAACCGGGGCTGTCCTGGCCGAAACCTCTTTTGAAAACCCCCAGACCGCGATCGGCGACGACATTCTCACCCGCATTCATTACGCGGACAGGCCCGGCGGGCTGGACCACCTCCGCGACCTGATCATTGACGGGTTGAACCGCGCCATCGGCGAGTTGTGCCACCAGGCCGGGATCGGTACGACAGATATCTACCTGCTGGCCGTGTCCGGTAACACCACCATGACCCACCTTTTCTTAAAGCTGCCGCCGCGCTGGATCATCCGGGAGCCCTATATTCCGGCAGTCAACACGCCCGGCATCGTCAAGGCCGCTGAACTGGGCATTGACGCCAACCCCAGGGCACGGGTCTTTTTCTTTCCCAGCGTGGGAAGCTACTTCGGCGGAGACCTGATATCCGGCATCCTGTTTGGAAAACTGCACCGGTCCGACGCCACCTCCCTGCTGGTGGACGTGGGTACCAATGCCGAGGTGGTGCTGGGCAACCGCGAATGGCTCATTGCCTGCGCCGGCGCCGCCGGCCCGGCCCTGGAGGGCGGTGTGGCAAAAATCGGGGCCAAGGCCGGGCCCGGCGTAATCGACACCATCGCCATTAATGCCGCCACCGGCGATATAACATTTGATACCATTGAACACTCGGCGCCAAAGGCGATCTGCGGATCGGCCCTCATCGACCTGGTGGCCCATCTTTTTGCAGGCGGCATCCTGGATATTCGAGGAAAACTGGTGCCGGAAAAGGCGCCGGGCAGAATCGAAACCGACGACGGGATCATGGCCTATGTGGTGGTGCCGGCCGGCCAGTCAGCCACGGGTCAGGCGCTTGTGTTTTCCCAGCCGGACATTGACAACATCATCCGGTCCAAGGCCGCCATGTACACCATTCTGGAAACCCTGACCGCATCAGTGGGGCTTGCCCTGTCCGACATCGACACCTTTTGCGTGGCCGGCACATTCGGCTCTTTGATCAACCCCCGGTCGGCCATCACCATCGGCATGCTGCCCGACCTGCCCATCGAACGGTTCAGGGTGCTGGGCAACAGCTCTCTTGAAGGCGCGGCCCTGCTCCTCTCCTCGCGCCACCCGGTCACCGAGATCGCCGCCATCCGGAACCGGATCACCTACCTGGAACTCAACGTGAACCAGGAGTTCATGAACCGGTTCAGCGCGGCCAAGTTTCTGCCCCACACCGACACAACCCTTTTCCCGTCGGTGACTGTTCCTGCTTTCGCTTCGTCATTACCCGATAAAATGAGAAAGATGGTCTCCTTTGAGGCGGCAGCCTCAATATGTTAG
- a CDS encoding MBL fold metallo-hydrolase, which yields MIVKSWGSRGSIPVSGKEYVKYGGDTTCIEIRTKSDDIIIIDAGTGIRRLGKSLVTEKRFEYHLIFTHAHWDHLMGLPFFKPLYMHQTRITAYRCPFPGDYAEKMISRVMTPPHFPIRYADLKADISFEKGCPNGFEIGSVSITPIKLSHPGSGSGYKFTEEGKTFVFLTDNELGFIHDGGLSQEAYQKFSEGADLLIHDAEYIPEEYGTQIDWGHSVYTDVIDLALAADVKQLGLFHLNQDRTDNQMDAIVKDCHQIIKKSGKPLDCVAVSCDMTFTI from the coding sequence ATGATCGTAAAATCCTGGGGATCGCGCGGTTCCATTCCGGTTTCCGGAAAAGAGTATGTGAAGTACGGAGGAGACACCACCTGCATTGAGATCCGCACCAAGAGCGACGATATTATCATCATCGACGCCGGCACCGGCATCAGGCGGCTGGGGAAAAGCCTGGTAACGGAAAAGCGGTTTGAGTACCACCTGATCTTTACCCACGCCCACTGGGATCACCTCATGGGGCTTCCTTTTTTTAAACCCCTGTACATGCACCAGACCCGCATCACCGCCTACCGGTGTCCCTTTCCCGGAGACTATGCGGAAAAAATGATCTCCCGGGTCATGACCCCGCCCCACTTTCCCATTCGCTACGCAGATCTGAAGGCGGACATCAGTTTTGAAAAGGGCTGCCCCAACGGATTTGAAATCGGTTCGGTGTCCATCACGCCCATCAAACTCAGCCATCCGGGAAGCGGATCGGGCTACAAATTCACCGAAGAAGGAAAAACCTTTGTTTTTCTCACGGACAATGAGCTGGGCTTTATTCACGACGGCGGACTTTCCCAGGAGGCCTATCAGAAATTTTCCGAAGGCGCCGACCTGCTGATCCACGACGCCGAATATATCCCCGAAGAGTATGGCACCCAGATCGACTGGGGCCACTCCGTGTATACCGATGTCATCGACCTGGCCCTGGCCGCCGACGTCAAACAGCTGGGCCTTTTTCACCTGAACCAGGACCGCACCGACAACCAAATGGACGCCATTGTCAAAGACTGTCATCAGATCATCAAAAAATCAGGCAAACCCCTGGATTGTGTCGCGGTGAGCTGCGACATGACCTTTACCATCTGA
- a CDS encoding 50S ribosomal protein L11 methyltransferase, giving the protein MGIDARPTASPRDRLDRLHIYYVLGRADTRDAGFDNRFIGNWEEDGTSFLFFSTDTTPEVEAFVQSRPELTLVDHFDMAYDEWQPVDHFPILAGGFSIHPAWSGATPDPAGRTLVLDPGVVFGSGCHATTSDCLEALDLAWSGQDLRPKTVIDLGTGTGILSVAAAMLGAEAIVGVDINFLAAQTALRNTRLNRVQDRVLIVKGDATDFAGAPADLLMANIHYDIMKHILAGPGFLRCRRFILSGLLRTPARMVLDQLEKMPVSITKQWNSDGIWYTLLGKVISG; this is encoded by the coding sequence TTGGGCATTGATGCCAGACCGACCGCATCTCCCCGCGACCGGCTCGACCGGCTCCACATCTACTATGTTCTGGGCCGTGCCGATACCCGTGACGCCGGGTTTGATAACCGGTTTATCGGCAACTGGGAAGAGGACGGCACCTCCTTTCTCTTTTTTTCGACCGATACCACGCCGGAGGTGGAGGCTTTTGTACAAAGCCGGCCGGAGCTGACGCTGGTGGACCATTTTGATATGGCCTATGACGAATGGCAGCCCGTGGACCACTTTCCCATTCTGGCCGGCGGGTTTTCCATCCACCCGGCATGGAGCGGCGCAACGCCGGACCCGGCCGGCCGAACCCTTGTACTGGACCCCGGCGTTGTGTTCGGCAGCGGATGCCATGCCACCACCAGCGACTGCCTGGAAGCCCTTGACCTGGCATGGTCCGGTCAGGACCTTCGGCCGAAAACGGTGATTGACCTGGGCACCGGCACGGGCATTCTTTCCGTGGCCGCGGCCATGCTGGGGGCCGAGGCCATCGTCGGGGTGGACATCAATTTTCTGGCCGCCCAGACGGCCCTGCGGAACACGCGACTGAACAGGGTCCAGGACCGGGTGCTCATTGTCAAGGGCGACGCGACAGACTTTGCCGGCGCACCGGCGGATCTGCTGATGGCCAATATCCACTACGACATCATGAAACACATTCTTGCCGGGCCCGGTTTTTTGCGGTGCCGCCGCTTTATTCTGTCCGGCCTGCTCCGAACCCCGGCCCGCATGGTTCTGGACCAGCTTGAAAAAATGCCGGTTTCCATAACAAAACAGTGGAATAGTGATGGAATTTGGTATACATTGCTGGGTAAGGTAATTTCAGGCTGA
- a CDS encoding ATP-binding protein: protein MAFSIALAGKGGTGKTTVAGMLIKYLMARGKIPILAVDADSNANLNEVLGLDVPDTLGNAREEMKKGHVPPGMTKDIFISMKMEEAIAEADGFDLLVMGQPEGTGCYCAANTLLTNFLEKLTDNYPYIVIDNEAGMEHISRLTTKDVDVLLIVTDASRRGLQAAIRIHDLAKNLNIGVGKSVLIINQARQEPAKEVLEIIEKSGLPLAGVLPADDQVYEFDLNGRPTIELPETNPAIQKAYAVFDSLMTEAD, encoded by the coding sequence ATGGCATTTTCAATCGCACTGGCAGGAAAAGGCGGCACCGGAAAGACAACGGTTGCCGGCATGCTGATCAAGTATCTGATGGCCAGGGGAAAAATCCCCATACTGGCCGTGGACGCGGATTCAAACGCCAATCTCAACGAGGTGCTGGGCCTGGACGTGCCCGACACCCTGGGCAACGCGCGGGAAGAGATGAAAAAAGGCCATGTGCCGCCCGGCATGACAAAGGATATTTTCATCTCCATGAAAATGGAAGAGGCCATTGCCGAGGCCGACGGGTTTGACCTGCTGGTCATGGGCCAGCCCGAAGGTACCGGGTGTTACTGCGCGGCCAACACCCTGCTCACCAATTTTCTTGAGAAGCTCACGGACAACTACCCCTATATCGTAATAGACAACGAGGCCGGCATGGAACACATCAGCCGGCTCACCACCAAGGATGTGGACGTGCTGCTGATCGTCACCGACGCTTCCCGCCGGGGGCTTCAGGCGGCCATCCGGATTCACGACCTGGCAAAAAACCTCAATATCGGCGTGGGCAAAAGCGTATTGATCATCAACCAGGCCCGGCAGGAGCCGGCAAAAGAGGTACTGGAGATCATTGAAAAGAGCGGGCTTCCCCTGGCCGGGGTCCTGCCCGCCGACGACCAGGTCTATGAGTTTGACCTAAACGGCCGGCCCACCATTGAGTTGCCGGAAACCAACCCGGCCATTCAAAAGGCCTACGCCGTTTTCGACAGCCTCATGACCGAAGCGGACTGA
- a CDS encoding TIGR04211 family SH3 domain-containing protein encodes MKAPYFFLAIVVSLLVVFPGYARAVQPGPAYISDTIKITMRTGQGMDNKIVSLLTVGQAIEVLEPGDEWSLIRAANGKEGWILSSFISTTPPNSMVLKQVETRMAALSEQCAGLEAENARLASENASLQERLAAGSDETRAQIENLTRENRLLRDSLGHRFIKWFLAGAGVLLAGFFIGYQSRRERSRLY; translated from the coding sequence GTGAAGGCACCTTATTTTTTTCTGGCAATTGTCGTGTCTCTGCTGGTGGTGTTCCCGGGATATGCCAGAGCGGTTCAACCCGGGCCCGCCTATATTTCAGACACCATCAAGATCACCATGAGAACCGGCCAGGGCATGGACAACAAGATTGTTTCCCTGCTTACCGTGGGGCAGGCCATTGAAGTGCTGGAGCCCGGCGACGAGTGGTCCCTCATTCGGGCCGCCAACGGCAAGGAGGGATGGATCCTTTCCAGCTTTATTTCCACCACCCCGCCCAACAGCATGGTTCTTAAGCAGGTGGAAACCCGCATGGCGGCGCTTTCCGAGCAGTGCGCGGGGCTGGAGGCGGAAAACGCGCGGCTGGCATCAGAAAACGCATCGCTGCAGGAGCGCCTGGCAGCCGGATCAGATGAAACCAGGGCGCAGATCGAGAACCTGACCCGTGAGAACCGACTGCTGCGTGACAGCCTGGGCCACCGGTTTATCAAGTGGTTTCTGGCCGGGGCCGGCGTCCTGTTGGCGGGCTTTTTCATTGGCTACCAGTCCAGGCGGGAGCGGAGTCGTCTTTATTAG